In Oryza brachyantha chromosome 1, ObraRS2, whole genome shotgun sequence, the following are encoded in one genomic region:
- the LOC102701392 gene encoding NAC domain-containing protein 73-like isoform X1 — MTWCNSFNDVRAVENNLASAAAVAAAKKQQQQLQASPHVNLIKTCPSCGHRAQYEQSQLQAAAATIQDLPGLPAGVKFDPTDQELLEHLEGKARPDARKLHPLVDEFIPTIEGENGICYTHPERLPGVGKDGLIRHFFHRPSKAYTTGTRKRRKVHTDEQGGETRWHKTGKTRPVFTGGKLRGYKKILVLYTNYGKQRKPEKTNWVMHQYHLGSDEEEKDGELVVSKVFYQTQPRQCGGGGGSTAAAAKDPSVDLVAGNIKNGSAAAATDHHHNDGGGHGGNSSSILKEAAGIVDFYNPAAALIGYSQAAPNNRAAASAHLMPNFEVHTGGAGFGP; from the exons ATGACATGGTGCAACAGCTTCAACGACGTGCGCGCCGTGGAGAACAACctggcctccgccgccgccgtcgccgcggccaagaagcagcagcagcagctgcaggccTCCCCGCACGTCAACCTCATCAAGACATGCCCCTCCTGCGGCCACCGCGCACAGTATGAGCAG AGTCAGTtgcaggcagcggcggcgacgatccAGGACCTGCCGGGGCTGCCTGCCGGCGTGAAGTTCGACCCGACGGACCAGGAGTTGCTGGAGCACCTGGAGGGGAAGGCGAGGCCGGACGCACGCAAGCTCCACCCGCTCGTCGACGAGTTCATCCCCACCATCGAGGGCGAGAACGGCATCTGCTACACCCATCCCGAGAGGCTTCCAG GTGTCGGTAAGGACGGACTGATCCGCCACTTCTTCCACCGCCCGTCGAAGGCGTACACGACGGGCACCCGGAAGCGGCGGAAGGTGCACACCGACGAGCAGGGCGGCGAGACGCGGTGGCACAAGACGGGCAAGACCCGGCCGGTGTTCACGGGCGGCAAGCTGAGGGGCTACAAGAAGATCCTGGTCCTCTACACCAACTACGGCAAGCAGCGCAAGCCGGAGAAGACCAACTGGGTGATGCACCAGTACCACCTGGGctccgacgaggaggagaaggacgGCGAGCTCGTCGTGTCCAAGGTGTTCTACCAGACGCAGCCGAGgcagtgcggcggcggcggcggctcgacggcggcggcggccaaggaCCCCTCCGTCGATCTCGTCGCCGGTAACATCAAGAACGGTAGCGCGGCAGCTGCTACTGATCACCACCataacgacggcggcggccatggtggcaacagcagcagcattcTGAAGGAAGCTGCAGGCATCGTAGATTTCTACAACCCAGCGGCGGCGCTGATCGGCTACAGCCAAGCAGCTCCTAACAACAGGGCAGCTGCTTCTGCTCACTTGATGCCTAACTTTGAGGTGCACACAGGAGGTGCAGGCTTTGGCCCGTGA
- the LOC102701392 gene encoding NAC domain-containing protein 73-like isoform X3, whose translation MTWCNSFNDVRAVENNLASAAAVAAAKKQQQQLQASPHVNLIKTCPSCGHRAQYEQAAAATIQDLPGLPAGVKFDPTDQELLEHLEGKARPDARKLHPLVDEFIPTIEGENGICYTHPERLPGVGKDGLIRHFFHRPSKAYTTGTRKRRKVHTDEQGGETRWHKTGKTRPVFTGGKLRGYKKILVLYTNYGKQRKPEKTNWVMHQYHLGSDEEEKDGELVVSKVFYQTQPRQCGGGGGSTAAAAKDPSVDLVAGNIKNGSAAAATDHHHNDGGGHGGNSSSILKEAAGIVDFYNPAAALIGYSQAAPNNRAAASAHLMPNFEVHTGGAGFGP comes from the exons ATGACATGGTGCAACAGCTTCAACGACGTGCGCGCCGTGGAGAACAACctggcctccgccgccgccgtcgccgcggccaagaagcagcagcagcagctgcaggccTCCCCGCACGTCAACCTCATCAAGACATGCCCCTCCTGCGGCCACCGCGCACAGTATGAGCAG gcagcggcggcgacgatccAGGACCTGCCGGGGCTGCCTGCCGGCGTGAAGTTCGACCCGACGGACCAGGAGTTGCTGGAGCACCTGGAGGGGAAGGCGAGGCCGGACGCACGCAAGCTCCACCCGCTCGTCGACGAGTTCATCCCCACCATCGAGGGCGAGAACGGCATCTGCTACACCCATCCCGAGAGGCTTCCAG GTGTCGGTAAGGACGGACTGATCCGCCACTTCTTCCACCGCCCGTCGAAGGCGTACACGACGGGCACCCGGAAGCGGCGGAAGGTGCACACCGACGAGCAGGGCGGCGAGACGCGGTGGCACAAGACGGGCAAGACCCGGCCGGTGTTCACGGGCGGCAAGCTGAGGGGCTACAAGAAGATCCTGGTCCTCTACACCAACTACGGCAAGCAGCGCAAGCCGGAGAAGACCAACTGGGTGATGCACCAGTACCACCTGGGctccgacgaggaggagaaggacgGCGAGCTCGTCGTGTCCAAGGTGTTCTACCAGACGCAGCCGAGgcagtgcggcggcggcggcggctcgacggcggcggcggccaaggaCCCCTCCGTCGATCTCGTCGCCGGTAACATCAAGAACGGTAGCGCGGCAGCTGCTACTGATCACCACCataacgacggcggcggccatggtggcaacagcagcagcattcTGAAGGAAGCTGCAGGCATCGTAGATTTCTACAACCCAGCGGCGGCGCTGATCGGCTACAGCCAAGCAGCTCCTAACAACAGGGCAGCTGCTTCTGCTCACTTGATGCCTAACTTTGAGGTGCACACAGGAGGTGCAGGCTTTGGCCCGTGA
- the LOC102701392 gene encoding NAC domain-containing protein 73-like isoform X2 — translation MTWCNSFNDVRAVENNLASAAAVAAAKKQQQQLQASPHVNLIKTCPSCGHRAQYEQLQAAAATIQDLPGLPAGVKFDPTDQELLEHLEGKARPDARKLHPLVDEFIPTIEGENGICYTHPERLPGVGKDGLIRHFFHRPSKAYTTGTRKRRKVHTDEQGGETRWHKTGKTRPVFTGGKLRGYKKILVLYTNYGKQRKPEKTNWVMHQYHLGSDEEEKDGELVVSKVFYQTQPRQCGGGGGSTAAAAKDPSVDLVAGNIKNGSAAAATDHHHNDGGGHGGNSSSILKEAAGIVDFYNPAAALIGYSQAAPNNRAAASAHLMPNFEVHTGGAGFGP, via the exons ATGACATGGTGCAACAGCTTCAACGACGTGCGCGCCGTGGAGAACAACctggcctccgccgccgccgtcgccgcggccaagaagcagcagcagcagctgcaggccTCCCCGCACGTCAACCTCATCAAGACATGCCCCTCCTGCGGCCACCGCGCACAGTATGAGCAG TtgcaggcagcggcggcgacgatccAGGACCTGCCGGGGCTGCCTGCCGGCGTGAAGTTCGACCCGACGGACCAGGAGTTGCTGGAGCACCTGGAGGGGAAGGCGAGGCCGGACGCACGCAAGCTCCACCCGCTCGTCGACGAGTTCATCCCCACCATCGAGGGCGAGAACGGCATCTGCTACACCCATCCCGAGAGGCTTCCAG GTGTCGGTAAGGACGGACTGATCCGCCACTTCTTCCACCGCCCGTCGAAGGCGTACACGACGGGCACCCGGAAGCGGCGGAAGGTGCACACCGACGAGCAGGGCGGCGAGACGCGGTGGCACAAGACGGGCAAGACCCGGCCGGTGTTCACGGGCGGCAAGCTGAGGGGCTACAAGAAGATCCTGGTCCTCTACACCAACTACGGCAAGCAGCGCAAGCCGGAGAAGACCAACTGGGTGATGCACCAGTACCACCTGGGctccgacgaggaggagaaggacgGCGAGCTCGTCGTGTCCAAGGTGTTCTACCAGACGCAGCCGAGgcagtgcggcggcggcggcggctcgacggcggcggcggccaaggaCCCCTCCGTCGATCTCGTCGCCGGTAACATCAAGAACGGTAGCGCGGCAGCTGCTACTGATCACCACCataacgacggcggcggccatggtggcaacagcagcagcattcTGAAGGAAGCTGCAGGCATCGTAGATTTCTACAACCCAGCGGCGGCGCTGATCGGCTACAGCCAAGCAGCTCCTAACAACAGGGCAGCTGCTTCTGCTCACTTGATGCCTAACTTTGAGGTGCACACAGGAGGTGCAGGCTTTGGCCCGTGA